One Candidatus Margulisiibacteriota bacterium genomic window carries:
- a CDS encoding acyl carrier protein, translating into MGNEQEIITLIAKVIKVPQEKIGLETDIFQDLGVDSLLGVEIFAALDKKYNLDIPESRLENITTVGDIVDLVAELRAKPAQ; encoded by the coding sequence ATGGGAAATGAACAAGAGATCATTACCCTGATCGCCAAAGTGATCAAGGTCCCCCAGGAAAAGATTGGACTTGAGACCGATATTTTTCAGGATCTGGGGGTAGATTCGCTATTGGGAGTGGAGATCTTTGCCGCATTGGATAAAAAGTACAACCTCGATATCCCCGAAAGCCGCTTAGAAAACATTACGACCGTGGGGGATATTGTTGATTTGGTCGCGGAACTACGAGCCAAGCCCGCGCAATAA